In Helianthus annuus cultivar XRQ/B chromosome 8, HanXRQr2.0-SUNRISE, whole genome shotgun sequence, a single genomic region encodes these proteins:
- the LOC110872469 gene encoding double-stranded RNA-binding protein 2 has protein sequence MYKNQLQELSQRSCFNLPSYSCVREGPDHAPRFKATVNFNGETYECPNYCTTLRQAEHSAAEVALNALANSGPSSSLAARILDETGVYKNLLQEVSQRVGSSLPTYTTFRSGLGHFPVFTCTVELADCIFTGEPAKNKKQAEKNAAMSAWSSLKHMAQQSENSSLQKGNIEEQEHVTVARALQKFRLKAKMSNIPLPIHFPAPKPKLVNTQSTSSTTSKILPFICPKTTRGNRPSLTASNNVQTSMKTEIPIAARPHKFPAVEAVPYIPVRHFRAHHGITPPVTIRNVIPVFSAPPRHPPQFRMPVVRTAPPPVTIRQAVPVFSAPEAAIKAVAANIRPIEEKVNKDPVADLKDPMKPLATSSPPLTGPADSLQLLKEEKSKVQDSEVVEKLKELQI, from the exons ATGTATAAAAACCAGCTACAAGAGCTCTCACAGAGGAGCTGCTTCAACTTACCATCCTACTCGTGTGTAAGAGAAGGTCCAGATCACGCGCCGCGGTTCAAAGCCACCGTTAACTTTAACGGCGAGACTTATGAGTGCCCTAACTACTGCACCACGTTGAGACAGGCCGAACATTCTGCTGCTGAGGTGGCTCTTAATGCTCTTGCTAATTCTGGCCCTTCTAGTTCTCTCGCTGCTAGAATATTG GATGAAACAGGGGTATACAAGAACCTTTTGCAAGAGGTTTCTCAAAGGGTAGGATCGTCATTACCAACATACACAACTTTTAGGTCTGGCCTCGGTCATTTTCCTGTTTTCACCTGCACTGTCGAATTGGCCGATTGCATATTTACAGGCGAGCCCGCAAAGAACAAGAAGCAAGCTGAAAAAAATGCCGCCATGTCAGCTTGGTCATCCCTCAAACATA TGGCCCAACAATCCGAAAATTCATCGTTACAAAAAGGGAACATCGAGGAGCAAGAACACGTTACAGTGGCTCGTGCTTTACAGAAATTTAGATTAAAGGCGAAAATGTCGAATATACCCTTGCCAATTCACTTTCCAGCACCAAAACCGAAACTAGTTAACACACAATCAACTTCATCCACAACATCAAAAATACTTCCTTTTATATGCCCTAAAACGACACGTGGAAATAGGCCTAGTTTAACCGCATCGAATAACGTCCAAACAAGCATGAAAACCGAAATCCCGATTGCAGCCCGACCACACAAGTTCCCTGCAGTTGAAGCCGTACCATACATTCCGGTGCGACACTTCAGGGCTCATCATGGGATCACGCCACCTGTCACTATACGTAATGTGATTCCTGTTTTCTCCGCTCCGCCGCGTCATCCTCCGCAGTTTAGGATGCCGGTGGTGCGTACTGCGCCGCCTCCAGTCACTATTCGACAAGCGGTACCTGTTTTCTCTGCTCCTGAAGCTGCCATCAAGGCGGTGGCTGCCAACATACGACCGATTGAAGAGAAGGTGAATAAAGATCCTGTGGCGGATTTGAAGGATCCTATGAAGCCGCTTGCCACGTCATCACCGCCACTAACCGGACCAGCAGATAGTTTGCAGTTGCTAAAGGAAGAAAAGAGCAAAGTGCAAGATTCTGAAGTAGTAGAGAAGCTGAAAGAGCTACAAATTTGA